Proteins from a genomic interval of Helicobacter pylori Shi112:
- the waaF gene encoding lipopolysaccharide heptosyltransferase II — MSVNAPKRMRILLRLPNWLGDGVMASSLFYTLKHHYPNARFILVGPQMTCELFKKDEKIEAVFIDDTKKSFFRLLATHKLAQKIGRCDIAITLNNHFYSAFLLYATKTPIRIGFAQFFRSLFLSHAIISAPKDYHQVEKYCFLFSQFLKKELDKKSVLPLKLAFNLSTHTPNTPKKIGFNPSASYGSAKRWPASHYAEVSVALLEEGHEIYFFGAKEDAIVSEEILKLIKGLLKNPLLFNNAYNLCGKTSIEELIERIAILDLFITNDSGPMHVAASAQTPLIALFGPTDEKETRPYKAQKAIVLNHHLSCSPCKKRVCPLKNEKNHLCMKSITPLEVLKAAHTLLEKP; from the coding sequence ATGAGCGTAAATGCGCCCAAACGCATGCGTATTTTATTGCGTTTGCCTAATTGGTTAGGCGATGGGGTGATGGCAAGCTCGCTTTTTTACACCCTTAAACACCACTACCCTAACGCGCGTTTCATCTTAGTAGGCCCACAAATGACTTGCGAACTTTTCAAAAAAGATGAAAAAATAGAAGCCGTTTTTATAGATGACACCAAAAAATCCTTTTTCAGGCTGCTAGCCACTCACAAACTCGCTCAAAAAATAGGGCGTTGCGATATAGCGATCACTTTAAACAACCATTTTTATTCCGCTTTTTTGCTCTATGCGACAAAAACGCCTATTCGCATCGGTTTTGCTCAATTTTTCCGTTCTTTGTTCCTTAGCCATGCGATAATTTCTGCCCCTAAAGACTATCATCAAGTGGAAAAGTATTGCTTTTTATTTTCGCAATTTTTAAAAAAAGAATTGGATAAAAAAAGCGTTTTGCCCTTAAAACTGGCCTTTAACCTCTCCACTCACACCCCAAACACCCCTAAAAAAATCGGCTTTAACCCTAGTGCAAGCTATGGGAGCGCTAAAAGATGGCCAGCTTCTCATTACGCTGAAGTTTCTGTTGCTTTGTTAGAAGAAGGGCATGAAATTTATTTTTTTGGGGCTAAAGAAGACGCTATCGTTTCTGAAGAGATTTTAAAACTCATCAAAGGCTTATTAAAAAACCCTTTATTATTCAATAACGCTTACAATCTGTGCGGGAAAACAAGCATTGAAGAATTGATAGAGCGCATCGCTATTTTAGATTTATTCATCACTAACGATAGCGGTCCTATGCATGTGGCTGCTAGCGCACAAACCCCCTTAATCGCTCTTTTTGGCCCCACTGATGAAAAAGAAACTCGCCCCTATAAAGCTCAAAAAGCGATCGTGTTGAACCACCATTTAAGTTGTTCGCCCTGCAAGAAACGAGTCTGCCCTTTAAAGAATGAAAAAAACCATTTGTGCATGAAATCTATCACGCCCCTTGAAGTCTTAAAAGCCGCTCACACTCTTTTAGAAAAGCCTTAA
- the rpsG gene encoding 30S ribosomal protein S7, which translates to MRRRKAPVREVLGDPVYGNKVVTKFINKMMYDGKKSVAEKIIYKAFNKIEEKSGEKGIEVFEKALERVRPLVEVRSRRVGGATYQVPVEVRASRQQSLSIRWILEATRKRNERMMVDRLANELMDAASDKGAAFKKKEDVHKMAEANKAFAHYRW; encoded by the coding sequence ATGAGAAGAAGAAAAGCACCCGTTAGGGAGGTTTTGGGCGATCCTGTTTATGGGAACAAAGTGGTTACTAAGTTTATCAATAAGATGATGTATGACGGCAAGAAAAGCGTAGCGGAAAAAATCATCTACAAAGCTTTTAATAAGATTGAAGAAAAAAGCGGTGAAAAAGGGATTGAAGTGTTTGAAAAAGCCCTAGAAAGAGTGCGTCCTTTAGTGGAAGTGCGCAGCAGAAGAGTGGGTGGGGCTACCTATCAAGTGCCCGTAGAAGTGAGAGCGAGCCGCCAGCAGTCGCTATCTATCCGTTGGATTTTAGAAGCGACTAGAAAACGCAATGAAAGAATGATGGTGGATAGATTGGCTAACGAGCTTATGGATGCGGCTAGCGATAAGGGTGCGGCTTTTAAGAAAAAAGAAGATGTGCATAAAATGGCAGAAGCGAATAAAGCGTTCGCACACTATCGCTGGTAA
- the rpsL gene encoding 30S ribosomal protein S12 yields MPTINQLIRKERKKVVKKTKSPALVECPQRRGVCTRVYTTTPKKPNSALRKVAKVRLTSKFEVISYIPGEGHNLQEHSIVLVRGGRVKDLPGVKYHIVRGALDTAGVNKRTVSRSKYGTKKAKATDKKATDNKKK; encoded by the coding sequence GTGCCTACTATCAATCAGTTGATTAGAAAAGAAAGGAAAAAGGTGGTTAAAAAAACGAAATCACCTGCATTAGTGGAATGCCCTCAAAGAAGAGGGGTTTGTACTAGGGTTTATACGACTACCCCTAAAAAGCCTAACTCGGCTTTAAGAAAGGTCGCTAAGGTCCGTTTGACCAGTAAATTTGAAGTGATCAGTTATATCCCTGGTGAAGGGCATAACTTGCAAGAGCACTCCATTGTGTTAGTGCGTGGGGGTAGGGTTAAGGATTTACCCGGTGTGAAATACCACATCGTTCGTGGCGCTTTAGACACTGCAGGGGTCAATAAAAGAACGGTTTCACGCTCTAAATACGGGACTAAAAAAGCTAAAGCAACCGACAAGAAAGCAACCGACAATAAGAAAAAATAA
- the fusA gene encoding elongation factor G, whose amino-acid sequence MARKTPLNRIRNIGIAAHIDAGKTTTSERILFYTGVSHKIGEVHDGAATMDWMEQEKERGITITSAATTCFWKDHQINLIDTPGHVDFTIEVERSMRVLDGAVSVFCSVGGVQPQSETVWRQANKYGVPRIVFVNKMDRIGANFYSVENQIKQRLKANPVPINIPIGAEDTFIGVIDLVQMKAIVWNNETMGAKYDVEEIPSDLLEKAKQYREKLVEAVAEQDEALMEKYLGGEELSIEEIKKGIKTGCLNMSLVPMLCGSSFKNKGVQTLLDAVIDYLPAPTEVVDIKGIDPKTEEEVFVKSSDDGEFAGLAFKIMTDPFVGQLTFVRVYRGNLESGSYVYNSTKDKKERVGRLLKMHSNKREDIKEVYAGEICAFVGLKDTLTGDTLCDEKNAVVLERMEFPEPVIHIAVEPKTKADQEKMGVALGKLAEEDPSFRVMTQEETGQTLIGGMGELHLEIIVDRLKREFKVEAEIGQPQVAFRETIRSSVNKEHKYAKQSGGRGQYGHVFIKLEPKEPGSGYEFVNEISGGVIPKEYIPAVDKGIQEAMQNGVLAGYPVVDFKVTLYDGSYHDVDSSEMAFKIAGSMAFKEASRAANPVLLEPMMKVEVEVPEEYMGDVIGDLNRRRGQINSMDDRLGLKIVNAFVPLVEMFGYSTDLRSATQGRGTYSMEFDHYGEVPSNIAKEIVEKRKG is encoded by the coding sequence ATGGCTAGAAAAACCCCATTAAATAGGATTAGGAATATCGGTATCGCCGCTCACATTGATGCTGGGAAAACCACCACTTCTGAAAGGATTTTATTCTATACAGGCGTGAGCCATAAGATTGGCGAAGTGCATGACGGCGCGGCGACAATGGATTGGATGGAGCAAGAAAAAGAAAGAGGGATCACGATCACTTCTGCGGCAACGACTTGCTTTTGGAAGGATCATCAGATCAATTTGATTGACACTCCAGGGCATGTGGATTTCACTATTGAAGTGGAACGATCCATGCGCGTGCTAGATGGAGCGGTTTCGGTGTTTTGCTCGGTTGGGGGCGTGCAGCCTCAAAGCGAAACCGTGTGGCGTCAAGCGAATAAATACGGCGTGCCTAGGATTGTTTTTGTCAATAAAATGGATAGGATTGGGGCGAATTTCTATAGTGTAGAAAACCAGATCAAGCAACGCTTGAAAGCTAATCCTGTGCCTATTAATATCCCTATTGGGGCTGAAGACACTTTCATTGGCGTGATTGATTTAGTCCAAATGAAAGCGATTGTTTGGAACAATGAAACCATGGGAGCCAAATACGATGTGGAAGAAATCCCTAGCGATTTGTTAGAAAAGGCTAAACAATACCGAGAAAAGCTTGTAGAAGCCGTAGCCGAGCAAGATGAAGCCTTGATGGAAAAGTATTTAGGCGGTGAAGAATTGAGTATTGAAGAAATCAAAAAAGGCATTAAAACGGGTTGTTTAAACATGAGTCTTGTCCCTATGCTTTGTGGTTCTTCTTTTAAAAATAAAGGCGTGCAGACTTTATTAGACGCAGTCATTGATTACTTGCCAGCGCCTACGGAGGTTGTGGATATTAAGGGGATTGATCCAAAAACTGAAGAAGAGGTTTTTGTGAAATCCAGCGATGATGGCGAGTTTGCCGGTTTGGCGTTTAAAATCATGACGGATCCTTTTGTGGGCCAACTCACTTTTGTGCGCGTGTATCGTGGCAATCTAGAGTCTGGTAGCTATGTGTATAACTCCACCAAAGACAAAAAAGAGCGCGTGGGAAGACTCCTTAAAATGCACTCCAACAAGAGAGAAGACATTAAAGAAGTTTATGCGGGTGAGATTTGTGCGTTTGTGGGCTTAAAAGACACGCTGACTGGGGACACGCTTTGCGATGAAAAGAACGCCGTCGTTTTAGAAAGGATGGAATTTCCTGAGCCAGTCATTCACATCGCTGTGGAGCCTAAAACGAAAGCAGACCAAGAAAAAATGGGCGTAGCGTTAGGCAAGCTTGCTGAAGAAGATCCAAGCTTTAGGGTGATGACTCAAGAAGAAACCGGGCAAACCCTTATTGGTGGCATGGGTGAATTGCACCTAGAGATCATCGTGGATAGATTGAAGAGAGAATTTAAGGTGGAAGCTGAAATCGGTCAGCCGCAAGTCGCCTTTAGAGAGACTATCCGCTCAAGCGTGAATAAAGAGCATAAATACGCTAAGCAAAGCGGTGGTCGTGGGCAATACGGGCATGTGTTTATCAAGCTTGAGCCTAAAGAGCCTGGCAGTGGGTATGAATTTGTGAATGAAATTTCTGGGGGCGTGATTCCTAAAGAATATATCCCTGCGGTGGATAAGGGTATCCAAGAAGCGATGCAAAATGGCGTTTTGGCAGGCTATCCGGTGGTGGATTTTAAAGTTACCCTTTATGATGGGAGCTACCATGATGTGGATTCTTCAGAAATGGCGTTTAAAATCGCTGGCTCTATGGCGTTTAAAGAAGCGAGTCGCGCGGCTAACCCGGTGTTACTAGAGCCTATGATGAAAGTGGAAGTGGAAGTCCCTGAAGAATACATGGGCGATGTGATTGGCGATTTGAATAGAAGAAGAGGGCAGATCAATTCTATGGACGACCGATTAGGCTTGAAAATCGTGAACGCTTTTGTGCCGTTGGTGGAAATGTTTGGTTATTCTACGGATTTACGATCAGCCACTCAAGGGCGTGGGACTTATTCCATGGAGTTTGATCATTATGGCGAAGTGCCTAGCAATATCGCTAAGGAAATTGTAGAAAAACGCAAAGGCTGA